The Methanosarcinales archaeon genome segment CCTGTAATCCCTAATTCCCTTAAGGCTCTGCGATCTCTTTGGCCTTCTACTATTATGACATTCCCTTCGTTTGACTGGTTTTGAAGTTGCAGTATCAACTCTTCAAGTTTTTCCAACTGTTCCAGATCATTCAATAAAAACACCTTGGGTTTAGATATATCAATCTAATTTAATCATTTTCTATAAGGGGAGTTAATATAACGATAACCTGCTTAACACTCATTCCCCTGACATGTACGGCCTTCTTATGGCTTGTCTGGCCTGAGACTACAGTAATATCAGATGTTCCAATTCCAAAAATTTCAGATAGTTTTTCGGCCAATTGCTGGTTTGCCTTTCCCTTTTGAGCCGCCTGGGTAAGTTTAACCTCGATGCGCTTTCTCCAGGAATTGTAGCCGCTGGGCACCTGCACAATCCTGGACCCGGGAGTTACTTCCAGATCAATAATCACACCATTGGACGATTCCCTCAACGCATCTGAAAAAGGCAATTATATCACAATATCAAATATAATATCAGGTATTTTAAAGATTTGATTTAAATTCACGAAATACGCCAATATTTACCAGTGGTTTTCCAATTTGGTCCATAACAGATGAAAGAGATACTTCTATGGGGATAACCGATCCATCTTTTTTTCTCCCCAGGATCAGACCATTCCAGTAACCATATTTTTCCATTGCAGGGATGACATTTTCTTCAAGATTTGGCAGATCTTCTTCAGCATAGGAAATATTTGCAGGTTGCCCGAGTAATTCTCTCCGGCTATATCCGAATAATTTAGCACCAGATTCATTAATAAAACTGATCTTGTGATCAGAGTCCGAGATATCAATTCCGTCTGTAGCCAGATTGAAAGCTTTAGAGAATATCAACATATTCTTTTCTGCCTGCAGTCTCTTATTCACATTTCTGGCAA includes the following:
- a CDS encoding PAS domain S-box protein; this translates as MENGKPVAVHGIARNVNKRLQAEKNMLIFSKAFNLATDGIDISDSDHKISFINESGAKLFGYSRRELLGQPANISYAEEDLPNLEENVIPAMEKYGYWNGLILGRKKDGSVIPIEVSLSSVMDQIGKPLVNIGVFREFKSNL
- a CDS encoding YggU family protein, which encodes MPFSDALRESSNGVIIDLEVTPGSRIVQVPSGYNSWRKRIEVKLTQAAQKGKANQQLAEKLSEIFGIGTSDITVVSGQTSHKKAVHVRGMSVKQVIVILTPLIEND